DNA from Desulfarculus baarsii DSM 2075:
GCCAAGAGCACCGCCGCGGCGAACAAAAGCGGCGCCATGAGTTTGCGTGGCGGCATGGCCCCTCCCCTATTCGTGACGCATCACCGTTGTCGCCGAAAGGCTGATCGTGCCTGGCACGGCGCCGATAAAAGCGCTCAATACGGGAAACTCATAGTCGGCCGAGACATTGACCGTGACCGGATCGCCGGACGCGCCGTCCACGCCCACGGCCTGGACCACGGCCTGGCTGGGGAAACCACTGTCGCTGAGATATTGATTGACGCGCTCTTGCACCTCTTGGGCCGTCAGGCCGCCGCTGGTGGAAAACAGCGCGCCCAGGCGCGCGCCCTCGCGGCTGGCGTTGACCAGCATCTGCTTTTGATACCAGGCCGCGCCAAGTTCGATGATGCTGAAGATCACCAGCAGAAACACCGGCAGAAACAGGGCGAACTCCACGGCCACCGAGCCGCGTCCGTCGGCCGCCAGTCGGCGAAAAGGCCTCATGGCCGCACCGCCCACAGCAACACCACCCCGCACCAGATGGCCAGGCCATAGGGCATTGTCGGCGCGAAGCTGGCCGGCCAGCGCCGCCCGGCGATCAGCAGGCCCAGGGCCAGGGCCCCGCCGGCCAAGGCCGTCAGCAGCAAAAGCCACGCCGCCGAGGCCGGCCCGACAAACGTGGCCAGCGCGGCCAAGGCCTTGACGTCGCCGCCGCCCAGCGCGCCCATCAGAAAAAACACCGTCGTCAGGCCCAGGACCAGCAGCCCGCCCAGCGCCGACCAGCCCAGCCCGGCCCAGCCGCCCAGCAACCCCGACAAGGCCAGGCCCACCACCGCCGTCAACGCCGTCAGGGCGTTGGGGATGCGGCGATCGACCACGTCATGACCGGCCATCAGGCTGGCCATCAGCGTCATCGTCGCCGGCGCGGGGCCCAGGGAGGTCTGCATGGCCAACAACGGCCAGCATAAAAATGCTGGAAGGAGACCCCAATAGGCTCCTTCCAGCTCCCTGGCCACCATGGCGGCCGCCCCTTGCCTCTCCATTGTCCGCCAGGAATTCATGTCGCCCGCCGCGCGTTAGGTCGTTATTGACTCAGGTTGCCGGTGGCGGTGGTGATGTTGGTCTCGACCTGATCGCCCAGCAGGAAGGCCGCCGTGGCGATGCCGCCGCCGATGAGCGCCAGCAACAGGGCGTACTCCACCGCGCTGATGCCTTGCTCGTCCTTGAACAGCCGCTTGATATTCTGGAAAAGCTTCATTTTTTCACCCCTTGTCTTGGTTTGCTTTTTCGCGTCCGTGGCGGGCGTGCCGTTTTTTTTGGGCTCTTGCCGCCGCCAGCGCTTGCCATGACTTAGAGCAAGGGGCGTGCCAAAAACAAATATCTTGCTATTACTTTGAATATACGGAAGTTTTACTTGGCGGCGCAACAAAGAAAGTGAATTACGAAAACGGCCTTATTACGACTTCGTAATACAAAATCGTAATGCCCGCTTTTCAGCGGCGACGACGGGCGTCCAACTCGGGATGGCTGATGGCCAGCTTTTGCAGCTTGTAATTGAGCGCGCGGGGCGAGATGCCCAGCAGCTCGGCCGCCCGGGCCTGGACCCAGCCGGCGGCCCGCAGGGCGGCGACGATGGTTTCGCGTTCGAGCTTTTCCAGGTCGAAGCCGCGCGACGCGCCGGGCGAATCGCCCAGGCGGTTGCCGTGCGAGCCCAGGTTTAGATCGCGGCGCGTCAGCTTGGGCCCTTCGGAAAGCAACACGGCCCGCTCCAGGGCGTTGCGCAGTTCGCGCACGTTGCCGGGCCAGTTGTGGGCCAGCAGGGCGTCGGCCGCGCCTTGGTCCAGCTCTTTGTGCGGGCGCTTGGAATCGCCACAGATCTGGTGGATGAAGCGCTCGGCCAGGGGCAGAATGTCCTCGCGACGCTGGCGCAGGGGCGGCGCTTCCAAGGTCGTCACGCCCAGGCGATAAAACAAGTCCTCGCGGAAGCGGCCGTCGGCCACGGCCTGGACCAAGTCGACGTTGGTGGCCGAGATCACCCGCACGTCGACCTTGATCGAGCGGGAGCTGCCCAGGGGCTGGATGATCTTGTCCTCCAGGGCGCGCAGCAGCTTGGCCTGGATCACCGGCGACATGTCGCCTACTTCGTCCAGAAACAGCGTGCCGCCGTGGGCCTGCTGGATGCGCCCGACGCGGGCCTTGTCGGCCCCGGTGAAAGCGCCCTTTTCGTGGCCGAACAGTTCGCTTTCCAAAAGCGTCTCGGGCAGGGCCGCGCAGTTGACGGTGACGAGGGTGTGCTCGGCCCGGGGGCTGTTGGCGTGGATGCCGCCGGCGATGAGGCTCTTGCCGGTGCCGGTCTCGCCGGTCAAAAGCACGGTGATGTCCGAGCCGGCCAGCTTGGCCGCCTGGCGCAGCAGGTCTTTCATTACCGCGCTTTCGGCCACGATCTGGTCGAATTTGTAGATGTAGGGCTGTTCACGGCGCAGATAGTCGTAGGCGTGGGACAGGGCCGCCTTGTGCAGGGCCCGGTCGACGGTCATGCGCAGGTGGTCGGTGTTGAGGGGCTTTTCCTGAAAATCGTAAGCGCCGCGACGCATGGCCTCCACGGCCAGATCGATGCTGCCAAAGCCGCTCATGACGATCACCGGCGTGCCGGGCATGTTTTCGGTGATATAGCCCAGAATCTCCAGGCCGCCGGCCCCGGGCAGGCGCAGATCGGTCAGCACCAGTTGAAAGCCCTGCCGCCGCAACAAAGCCATGGCGCTATCGCCGTCGGCCGCCTCGATCACCTCGTGGCCGTCCAGGGCCAGGGCCTGGCGCACCATGATGCGCGATTGCCGGTCGTCCTCCACCACCAGGATGCAATTCTTAGGGCCCACTCTCGACGCCTATCTCCACGGATGATTCACTGTTCGCGGCGCTCCGGCCCTGTTTCGTCCAGGGCCAGACGCACGGCCTGGGCCAGTTCGGCCATCAACACGGGTTTTTGGGCCAGACGCACGTTTTCGCCGCGCTGGGCCAGGATGCGCGCCACTTGCTCGCCATAGCCGGTGCACAACACCACCGGCAGGCCGCCGCGCCTGGCCCTGACGCGCTCGATCAGCTCCAGGCCGGTCATCTTGGGCATGGTCTGGTCGGTGAGCAGCAGGTCGTAACGGGCCGGTTCCGCCAAAAACATGCGCAGGGCCTCCTCGGGGTCGGTGGCGCTCTCCACACGATAGCCCAACACCTCCAGCACGCCCAGGCCCAGGCGGACCAGCTCCGGTTCGTCGTCGACCAAAAGGATCGTCTCGTGGCCCATGGGCAAATGATTGGGCGTTTCCTGGTCGTCGTCGGCGGCCAGGCCGGGAATGGGCAGAAACACCCTGAACTGGCACCCCGCGCCGGGCGCGCTCTTCACGTCGATGGCCCCGTCAAGCCCCTTGACGATGCCATGAACCACGGCCAGGCCCAAACCGGTGCCGCCGGAGGCGCTTTTCGTGCTGAAGTAAGGCTCGAAAATGCGCCCGATGTGGGCCGGCTCGACGCCAGGGCCGTTGTCGGCCACGACAAGCTGCACGTAGGGCCCCGGCGGCAGGCTGGCCATGTCCAGTTCCAACGGCCGACCGAGGGTGACCTTGCGCAGCTCCACCGTCAACAGGCCGCTTTCGCCCATGGCCTGGGCGGCGTTGGCGCACAGGTTCATCATCACCTGATGAATCTGGCTGGGATCGGCCAAGACCAGTTCGTCGGCGTTCTGGATGTTCTGCTTTATCTCGATGCCGGCCGGCAACGAGGCGCGCAGGAGTTTGAGCACCTCCTTGACGACGATGGCGACGTGGATGGGCTTTTTCTCGGGCTCGCCGCCGCGGCTGAAGGTGAGGATCTGGCGCACCAGCTCACTGGCCCGCCGGCCGGCCTGCAAGACGTGCTTCAGATAGGCCTTGGGCGTCTCCTGTTCGCCCAGCTCGCGCAAGGTCAACTCGGTGAAACCGATGACGGCGTTGAGGATGTTGTTGAAGTCATGGGCCACGCCACCGGCCAGGCTGCCCAGGGCCTCCATCTTTTGCGCCTGGCGGATGCGGCTTTCCATGAGAACCTTGTCTTGCTCGGCCTGCTTGCGCGCGGTGATGTCGTTGGCCACCACCCGCCCCACCAGGCGCCCCTGGCCATCAAAAACAAAGTTGGCGTTGACCAGGGCCCACATGGTGCGGCCGGACTTGGTGTAAAACTGATACTCGTTGGTCTGGCTGGAGATGTCGCCGGCCAGCAGTTGTTTCTGCTGTCCCAGATAATCCCTGAGACTCTCGGGCGTCAGCAGCTTTTCGGGGCGAAGGGCCAGGAATTCGTCACGGTCGTAACCGGTGTATTCGAGCATGACCTCGTTGACGCTCAGAAACCGTGAGGCCGAAAAGTCGAATTCGTAGATGCCCGCCGGCGCGAATTCGACCAACTGGCGGTAGCGGGCCTCGCTTTCGTTGAGGGCGCGTTCCCAGTTTTTGCGCTCGGACAGATCGGCGATGGCCTGTAGCAGAACGTCCTGGCCATCGAGCTTCAGGGCGATGGCGCTGACCAGCACCGGCAGGCCCTCGCCCGAAAGGCGCATCAGCGTTGACTCGCACGGTTGCGACGGCCCTGGTTCGGCCGAAGGCGGCCACGGACTTTGCTCGTGCTCGGCAATGATCTCGCGGCAGTGGCGGCCCAGCAGGTCGTTTTCGTGGGCATGGCCGCTCAGCTTCAGGGCGGCCGCGTTGACCCGCAACACCTTGCCCGCGCTGTCGGTGATCATCAGGCCAACCGGCAGGCAGTCCAGGATCAGACGCAGATTTTGCTCCGAGCGGGCCAACTCGGCCTGGTTGGCCCTGCGGCGTTCGATTTCCTCCCGCAAGCTGGCGTTGGCCTGGGCCAGTTGAGCCGTGCGCTCTTCGACGCGGCGCTCCAACTCGCGTTGCGTCCGCTCCAGTTCGCGCTGGGAGCGCCACTTGTCGGACAGCGAGGCCACCAACTGGCGCAGTTCGTGGGCGTGAAAGGGCTTTTGCATATAGAGCAACTTGGACGGCGGCGGGGCCATCTGGGCGATACGGCCGGGCGGCACGTCGGAGTAGGCGGTCATGACCACGATCTCCAGGGCCTGATCGCGGGCGCGCATCTCCTTGACCGCCCAGACGCCGTCGGGCCCCGGCGGCATGCGCACATCGACAAAAGCCACCGCGAACGGCCGACCCTGGGCCACGGCCTGGGCCACGGCCTCCACCGCTGGCTCGGCCTGGTTCAGCGCCGTCAGCTCCACCAACGGGCCAGTCTCGCTTTCGCCGTCGCCAAACAGCGTCCGCTCCAGGTCGCGCATGCGCTGGGCCGCGCCCTCGGCGGAGGCGGTTTTGGGGCGCAGCACCTCGCCAAAAGCCGCCAGGATCGCCGGCTCGTCATCGACCACCAAAACGCGGACGGCTTTCTCGGCGCTATCGTTCATGAGCTTTCTCCCGCCGGCAACAACAGATGAAAAGTCGCGCCCTGGCCAGGGCCCTCGCTGTGGGCGTAAAGCCGACCGCCCAGGGACATCGCGGCGTTGGCGCTCCAATGCAGGCCCAGGCCCGAGCCCCCCGCGCCCTTGCCGCTGAAGCCGCGTTGAAAAATCAAATCCAGTTGATCGGCGGCGATGCCCGCGCCGTCGTCGCTGACGCGCAGGTGGACCAACGGGCCGCGCTCGTGCTCTTCCCTGTCCGCGTCCACCGTCACCGTACCGGTCGCGCCGCCACGCGCGATGGCCTCGGCCGCGTTGGTCAGCAGATTGCCCATGATCTGCAACAGTGGCATGCGATGGGCGCGGATGGCCCCAACCCGCTCCAGCCCGGGGCCAAGCCGCAAGGCGAACCGGCTTTGCAGACCCGGCGCGACCATGGAAAAGGCCTCGCGGGTCAGATGATCGAGCCAGACCGGCTCCAAAGGCCTCTCGGCGCGGCGCACGTCCGTGGCTTCCTTCAATATGCGCTCCAAGCGCCCCACCCCGGCCAAGACCGTCTGCAAATCGGCCTCCAGCGCCGCCACGCATTGTCGCACATCGTCTTGGGCCAAGCTCAGATATTCCAGCAACTGGCCGCGCCGCGCCGGCTCCAGGCCATCTTCGGCCAATTGACCCGCCGCCCTGGCCATGTTGCCCAAAGGCATGGCCCGCAAGCCGTCCAGGCTCTGGTTCAGGCCAAAGAGCAACGGGGCCAGGGCGTTGCCCACGTTGTGCAACACGCCGGCGGTCATGTCGGCCTGGCCGGAGACATATGACTTCTCGACCAGGCTCTGGCGCGCTTCCAGCAAACGCTGGGCCAAGCGGTCGAACTCGTTGGCCATGGCCCCCAATTCGTCGTCGCGCTTGAGGCGCAAGCGCTTGCTCAGATCGTCGGTCTGGCCCAGATCGACCATGTGGGCCGTCAGGCGGGCCAGGGGCGAGACCACCGTGCGGTTGAGCAACACCAGCAGCAGCGCCAGCATGATCACCACGGCGGCCAGCGTCGATGCCAGGGCGTAACCCACCGCCGCCGCGCCCTGCTCGATGATGCCCCGTTTGTTGACCGTGCGGGCCAGCAAGACCGGCCGCCCGTCCAAGCCAGCCAGCAGCGAAAGCACCTCTATGGAGCCGTCGGCCAGACGGCGGGTCAGTTTGCCGCCGTCGCGGCGCAGCACGGCCAAATCGCCGGCTATCAGCTTGTCTTTTTCCGTCACGCCGTCCAGGGGCCAGAAGCGCGCGCGCACCTTGGTCTGCTCGGCCAGGGCGGCCAGCATGTCTTTGTTCAAAAAACGGCCCATGACCACCATGCCCCGCACGGGGCCTTGTTTTTTGCTGGTCAGGATGGGCTGAAAAGTGAGCATGATCGGGCCGTGGCCGCTCAGCCACAGGCCGCTGAAGCCCTGTTCCAGGCGCTGGCGGAAAATGGCGCGCAAAGGGCCGCGCGGGCCTTCCGGGCCGATGTCGTCGATCCGCGCCGGTCGCATGCTCGGCAGCAGATGGGCCGCGCCATAAGCCACCGCGCCGTCGGCGGCCAAGTAGTATATCAGGTTGAGCTTGTTGTCCAGGAAAGTGGAGTCGGTGATGTTGGATGCGATGAACTGGCTGTTGCGGTCGGCGACGAAGGCGTAGGAGTCGTCCCAGAAAGACCAGTCCATGCAAAAGGCCGCCAACTGGCTTTCCTCGCGCCTCAGCACCGACTCCACGCGCTCCATGTCGTCGATGGCCTCGCGCAGTTCCAGCGCCTCGAACTCGGGCAGAATGGCCAGACGCAAAACCGCCACGTCAATGGCCGCGTAGACCGCGAACACCGCCACCAGAATCAAAATGATCTTCAGGCGCAGCGACAAGCCGTTGCCCACGTCCCTTGCGATTGCGTTAATCCGGCGTGAAAACTCTTTCAATTTTAATTACAAAATTGTAATTGGCAACGCAAATAAGTCGTGTTCACGACCATTGGCCCTGCTGGATCAGGCAGGCGCTGCTCAGTTTGGCCACCAGCCGGCCCTGGGCGTCCTTGATCTCGGCCTCGCAATAGGCCGTGGAGCGGCCGCGACGCACCACCTGGCCCTTGGCCGAGAGTTTGCCGTCCCTGGCCGGGCGAATGTAATTGGTGTGCAATTCCAGCGTGGTGAACAGTTCGCCCTCGCGCAGGGTGGTGATCAGCGCCGTGCCCATCACCGCGTCGCCCAAGGTGGCCACGACCCCGCCGTGGGCCATGCCCATGGAGTTGTGATGTCGGCCGCCGACCTCCAGCTCCAACTCGGCCCAGCCGTCGCCGCAGCGGCTCATGGTGATGCCCATCAGCGCGAAAATCGGCGGCGGCTTGAGCTGGCCATCCTCCACCGCCCGCAACATGTCCATGCCGTTCATGCCCATCACTTACCTCCCCAACGACAATGCCCCGCCCCCATGACGCCGGGAGCGGGGCTCGATACGATATTTGTTGCACGCTGATTCGAACCCGCCCCCGCGACGCCGGGCGGGGCCGTCCTAGAACGGCTTGCCCAACACCGCCGTCTCGCCAAGCTCTTCCTCGATGCGCAGCAAGCGGTTGTACTTGCAGATGCGCTCGGAGCGGCACAGCGAGCCGGTCTTGATCTGGCCGCAACTGACGGCCACGGCCAGATCGGCGATGAAGCTGTCCTCGGTCTCGCCCGAACGATGGCTGACCACCTGGGTGAAGCCGTTGCGCTTGGCCAGGTCGATTGCCGCCAAGGTCTCGGTGACGGTGCCGATCTGGTTGAGCTTGATCAGGATGGAGTTGGCGCTGCCTTGCTCGAT
Protein-coding regions in this window:
- a CDS encoding sigma-54-dependent transcriptional regulator; the encoded protein is MGPKNCILVVEDDRQSRIMVRQALALDGHEVIEAADGDSAMALLRRQGFQLVLTDLRLPGAGGLEILGYITENMPGTPVIVMSGFGSIDLAVEAMRRGAYDFQEKPLNTDHLRMTVDRALHKAALSHAYDYLRREQPYIYKFDQIVAESAVMKDLLRQAAKLAGSDITVLLTGETGTGKSLIAGGIHANSPRAEHTLVTVNCAALPETLLESELFGHEKGAFTGADKARVGRIQQAHGGTLFLDEVGDMSPVIQAKLLRALEDKIIQPLGSSRSIKVDVRVISATNVDLVQAVADGRFREDLFYRLGVTTLEAPPLRQRREDILPLAERFIHQICGDSKRPHKELDQGAADALLAHNWPGNVRELRNALERAVLLSEGPKLTRRDLNLGSHGNRLGDSPGASRGFDLEKLERETIVAALRAAGWVQARAAELLGISPRALNYKLQKLAISHPELDARRRR
- a CDS encoding Flp family type IVb pilin, translated to MKLFQNIKRLFKDEQGISAVEYALLLALIGGGIATAAFLLGDQVETNITTATGNLSQ
- a CDS encoding TadE/TadG family type IV pilus assembly protein — translated: MRPFRRLAADGRGSVAVEFALFLPVFLLVIFSIIELGAAWYQKQMLVNASREGARLGALFSTSGGLTAQEVQERVNQYLSDSGFPSQAVVQAVGVDGASGDPVTVNVSADYEFPVLSAFIGAVPGTISLSATTVMRHE
- a CDS encoding CHASE4 domain-containing protein, whose product is MGNGLSLRLKIILILVAVFAVYAAIDVAVLRLAILPEFEALELREAIDDMERVESVLRREESQLAAFCMDWSFWDDSYAFVADRNSQFIASNITDSTFLDNKLNLIYYLAADGAVAYGAAHLLPSMRPARIDDIGPEGPRGPLRAIFRQRLEQGFSGLWLSGHGPIMLTFQPILTSKKQGPVRGMVVMGRFLNKDMLAALAEQTKVRARFWPLDGVTEKDKLIAGDLAVLRRDGGKLTRRLADGSIEVLSLLAGLDGRPVLLARTVNKRGIIEQGAAAVGYALASTLAAVVIMLALLLVLLNRTVVSPLARLTAHMVDLGQTDDLSKRLRLKRDDELGAMANEFDRLAQRLLEARQSLVEKSYVSGQADMTAGVLHNVGNALAPLLFGLNQSLDGLRAMPLGNMARAAGQLAEDGLEPARRGQLLEYLSLAQDDVRQCVAALEADLQTVLAGVGRLERILKEATDVRRAERPLEPVWLDHLTREAFSMVAPGLQSRFALRLGPGLERVGAIRAHRMPLLQIMGNLLTNAAEAIARGGATGTVTVDADREEHERGPLVHLRVSDDGAGIAADQLDLIFQRGFSGKGAGGSGLGLHWSANAAMSLGGRLYAHSEGPGQGATFHLLLPAGESS
- a CDS encoding hybrid sensor histidine kinase/response regulator, whose translation is MNDSAEKAVRVLVVDDEPAILAAFGEVLRPKTASAEGAAQRMRDLERTLFGDGESETGPLVELTALNQAEPAVEAVAQAVAQGRPFAVAFVDVRMPPGPDGVWAVKEMRARDQALEIVVMTAYSDVPPGRIAQMAPPPSKLLYMQKPFHAHELRQLVASLSDKWRSQRELERTQRELERRVEERTAQLAQANASLREEIERRRANQAELARSEQNLRLILDCLPVGLMITDSAGKVLRVNAAALKLSGHAHENDLLGRHCREIIAEHEQSPWPPSAEPGPSQPCESTLMRLSGEGLPVLVSAIALKLDGQDVLLQAIADLSERKNWERALNESEARYRQLVEFAPAGIYEFDFSASRFLSVNEVMLEYTGYDRDEFLALRPEKLLTPESLRDYLGQQKQLLAGDISSQTNEYQFYTKSGRTMWALVNANFVFDGQGRLVGRVVANDITARKQAEQDKVLMESRIRQAQKMEALGSLAGGVAHDFNNILNAVIGFTELTLRELGEQETPKAYLKHVLQAGRRASELVRQILTFSRGGEPEKKPIHVAIVVKEVLKLLRASLPAGIEIKQNIQNADELVLADPSQIHQVMMNLCANAAQAMGESGLLTVELRKVTLGRPLELDMASLPPGPYVQLVVADNGPGVEPAHIGRIFEPYFSTKSASGGTGLGLAVVHGIVKGLDGAIDVKSAPGAGCQFRVFLPIPGLAADDDQETPNHLPMGHETILLVDDEPELVRLGLGVLEVLGYRVESATDPEEALRMFLAEPARYDLLLTDQTMPKMTGLELIERVRARRGGLPVVLCTGYGEQVARILAQRGENVRLAQKPVLMAELAQAVRLALDETGPERREQ
- a CDS encoding PaaI family thioesterase, whose amino-acid sequence is MGMNGMDMLRAVEDGQLKPPPIFALMGITMSRCGDGWAELELEVGGRHHNSMGMAHGGVVATLGDAVMGTALITTLREGELFTTLELHTNYIRPARDGKLSAKGQVVRRGRSTAYCEAEIKDAQGRLVAKLSSACLIQQGQWS
- a CDS encoding prepilin peptidase, translated to MNSWRTMERQGAAAMVARELEGAYWGLLPAFLCWPLLAMQTSLGPAPATMTLMASLMAGHDVVDRRIPNALTALTAVVGLALSGLLGGWAGLGWSALGGLLVLGLTTVFFLMGALGGGDVKALAALATFVGPASAAWLLLLTALAGGALALGLLIAGRRWPASFAPTMPYGLAIWCGVVLLWAVRP